AATGCTATTCCTCATCAGATTACAGTAAGTCTTGGACTGAGTAATCGCTTTTCAGTAGAGGCAGTAGATGAGTTTTATGAAGGTGTAAAGTATGCTTGTGAAGATTACGGAATTGATTTGATAGGTGGCGATACAACAAGTTCTCCAAAAGGATTGATTATTTCCATTACAGCACTAGGACAAGCCAAACCAGAAAATATTGTTTATCGCAATACAGCTCAAAAAGGAGATGTTTTGTGTGTTACAGGCGATTTGGGAGCAGCTTTTGTCGGTTTACAGATTTTAGAAAGAGAAAAACGAGTTTTTATAGATGCTCCAGAAGCTCAACCCAAATTAGATAACGTAGAACACGTAGTGGGAAGACAACTCAAGCCAAAAGCTCGTATGGATGTTATTTATGAACTAGCAGAAAAAGGAATTATTCCAACTTCTATGATGGATATTTCTGATGGATTGGCATCTGAAATTCATCATATTTGTCGTCAGTCAAAAGTAGGAGCAAGAGTTTATGAAAAGAATATTCCTATTTTTGAAGAAACAGCTGTAACAGCAGCAGAAGAACTAAAACTTAGTCCTCTGACTTGTGCTTTAAACGGTGGCGAAGACTATGAACTTCTCTTTACTGTAAAACAAGATGACCTACAAAAATTAGAACAAATTACTGATATTCATCTCATTGGCTATATTCAAGAAGCTGAAAAAGGAGTACAAGTAGCTATGAACTCGGAGCAGTTGATGGATATAAAAGCGCAAGGCTGGAATCATTTTTAAATCAATGATTATATTCTGTCAAAGGCAAGCCGTTTGACCTACATCTTCAATCCAAAAATCTAAACTCTTAATTCTCAATTCTAAAATTAAATACTTATGTCTGTTGCTAATTCTTCTTCTGCAAAGCGTATCACTACACACTCACTACAAGAAATGAAAAATAGAGGTGAAAAAATCTCTATGCTTACTGCTTATGATTTCTCAATGGCTCAAATTTTTGATGCGGCCAATATTGATGTTCTTTTAGTAGGCGATTCGGCTTCCAATGTGATGGCAGGACACGAAACTACACTTCCTATTACGCTTGACCAAATGATTTACCACGCTTCTAGTGTCGTTCGTGGTGTTGGGCGTGCTTTAGTGGTGGTTGATATTCCTTTTGGCTCATATCAAGGAAACTCTCGT
The genomic region above belongs to Bernardetia sp. and contains:
- the thiL gene encoding thiamine-phosphate kinase, producing the protein MRTEINTLGEFGLIERIASNFPLQKNTSKKGINDDAAVIEVEKDKQLVVSTDMLIEGIHFDLSYTPLKHLGYKAVSVNISDIAAMNAIPHQITVSLGLSNRFSVEAVDEFYEGVKYACEDYGIDLIGGDTTSSPKGLIISITALGQAKPENIVYRNTAQKGDVLCVTGDLGAAFVGLQILEREKRVFIDAPEAQPKLDNVEHVVGRQLKPKARMDVIYELAEKGIIPTSMMDISDGLASEIHHICRQSKVGARVYEKNIPIFEETAVTAAEELKLSPLTCALNGGEDYELLFTVKQDDLQKLEQITDIHLIGYIQEAEKGVQVAMNSEQLMDIKAQGWNHF